The following are encoded in a window of Dictyostelium discoideum AX4 chromosome 6 chromosome, whole genome shotgun sequence genomic DNA:
- the hao gene encoding hydroxyacid oxidase gives MENQFKNNNNSSSIETSNQFSNKKTNRLDSFVSVSELHEEAKRLLPKMAYDYYASGSNDQITLAENENAFSRIKLVPRSLVDVSKVNTKTRIFGRDISTPILIAPWAMQRMASQRGELDTVEASKEFNTIMTLSSLSTTSVEDLSSATNGNPGWFQLYVFKDRKVSEELVKRAESIGYSALVLTVDTPFLGKRTADFKNSFKLPNGLSLKIFEKLMLSNLDGGLNQYIATMIDPSLTWNDLKWLKSITKLPILVKGIMCPKDAELALQYGADGIIVSNHGGRQLDTCPSTIEVLPYISKVVRGRVPLILDGGIRRGTDVLKALAFGANAVCIGRPIIWGLSTGGKDGVLKVLNLLNSELQLAMALTGITNISDINNSIIWDQNKYIKL, from the exons atggaaaatcaatttaaaaataataataatagtagtagtattgaaacatcaaatcaattttcaaataaaaaaacaaatagatTAGATAGTTTTGTATCAGTATCAGAATTACATGAAGAAGCTAAAAGATTATTACCAAAGATGGCATACGATTATTATGCATCAGGATCCAATGATCAAATTACATTAGCAGAGAATGAGAATGCATTCAGTCGTATTAAATTAGTACCAAGATCATTAGTTGATGTATCAAAAGTTAATACTAAAACTAGAATATTCGGAAGAGATATCTCAACACCCATACTAATTGCACCATGGGCAATGCAAAGAATGGCATCTCAAAGAGGTGAACTCGACACAGTTGAAGCTTCAAAAGAGTTCAATACAATCATGACACTATCCTCATTATCCACTACATCAGTCGAAGATCTCTCAAGTGCAACAAATGGTAACCCAGGGTGGTTCCAATTATACGTTTTTAAAGATAGAAAAGTCTCTGAAGAATTAGTGAAAAGGGCTGAATCAATTGGTTATTCCGCTTTAGTGTTAACTGTTGATACACCATTTCTTGGTAAGAGAACTgctgattttaaaaattc atttaaattaccaaatggattatcattaaaaatatttgagAAATTAATGTTATCAAATTTAGATGGTGgattaaatcaatatattGCAACAATGATTGACCCATCATTGACATGGAATGATTTGAAATGGTTGAAATCAATTACAAAGTTACCAATTTTAGTAAAAGGTATAATGTGTCCAAAGGATGCTGAATTGGCATTACAATATGGTGCTGATGGTATTATAGTATCGAATCATGGTGGTAGACAATTGGATACATGTCCTTCGACAATCGAAGTTTTACCATACATTAGTAAAGTTGTGAGAGGTAGAGTACCTTTGATTTTAGATGGCGGTATTCGTCGTGGTACTGATGTTTTAAAAGCATTGGCATTTGGTGCAAATGCAGTTTGTATTGGTAGACCTATCATTTGGGGTTTAAGTACTGGTGGTAAAGATGGagttttaaaagttttaaatttattaaattctgaATTACAATTAGCAATGGCTTTAACTGGTATTACTAATATTtctgatattaataattcaataatttgggatcaaaataaatatattaaattataa
- the gacEE gene encoding C2 calcium/lipid-binding region-containing protein (pleckstrin homology (PH) domain-containing protein~Similar to CaLB), producing MESVTTTIQCMGIKDSCNKKKIFQGGKSKIIEFQVKYENSDEVLNFQTTQSAINKLISENSLKKEIYSINLPISNYSVTSSSALQDINLLCQCISSTPKIQRSLSFVNFIETENNLTVSSTFIFDFIKNSDISGVLLKTKNNNKRTKKERLCVIKYSRVLYYFSETGGGSSTDINSTEVKKKRCKGLKFLDDCKITEKGENYFQLKTSNNETYVFTTPTNDECDRWVTTINNCIDYITKSTYRVSGQVQGTVVKSRNLAAKDLNGKSDPFVIIKAEQQQHRTQTIYKSLNPQFNEAFHFDITKHQGYVYFFVWDEDKFKTADFMGEVAVPLSLLPPNGSEISLWLPLSPRNSKDKVSGDILIKIRYFFSPDQIEVSPTSIYGNSLEAIVKNRPEICKNQVPNILYQFIEFFEQHLNEEGLFRICGNSTEIKFIKNQVNTDTQITFNPSSVHAYAGAFKLFFRELPEPLFTFNQYDNLINLAKKSTELQPLIEIIKTFPICHLNVLKLLLPFFGKIAANSKSNLMNHSNLSIVFGPSFLRVKDESHVNLMEMILVNDIAKFVFENSQQILKSI from the exons atggaatcaGTTACCACTACAATTCAATGTATGGGTATTAAAGACAGttgtaataaaaagaaaatatttcaaGGAGggaaatcaaaaataatagagTTTCAAGTAAAATATGAAAACTCTGAtgaagttttaaattttcaaactACTCAAAGtgcaattaataaattaatttctgaa AATAgt ttaaaaaaagaaatttatagtataaatttaccaatttcaaattattcagtcacatcatcatcagcacttcaagatattaatttattatgtCAATGTatatcatcaacaccaaaaaTACAAagatcattatcatttgttAATTTCATTGAAACAGAGAATAATTTAACAGTATCATCAACgtttatatttgattttataaagaaTTCAGACATATCGggtgttttattaaaaaccaaaaataataataaaagaactAAAAAGGAAAGATTATGTGTAATTAAATATAGTAGAGTTTTATACTATTTCTCAGAAAcaggtggtggtagtagtactgatattaattcaacagaagtaaagaaaaagagatgTAAAGGATTGAAATTCCTAGATGATTGTAAAATCACCGAAAAAGGTGAAaactattttcaattaaaaacttcaaataatgaaaccTATGTTTTCACAACTCCAACCAATGATGAATGTGATAGATGGGTAACAACTATAAATAATTGTATTGATTATATTACAAAATCAACTTATCGTGTTAGTGGTCAAGTTCAAGGAACTGTTGTTAAATCTCGTAATCTTGCTgcaaaagatttaaatg GTAAAAGTGACCCATTTGTTATAATTAAAgcagaacaacaacaacatagAACTCaaacaatttataaatcattGAATCCACAATTCAATGAAGCTTTTCATTT tgatattACAAAACATCAAGgatatgtttatttttttgtttgggATGAGGATAAATTTAAGACAGCAGATTTTATGGGAGAAGTTGCAGTACCATTAAGTTTATTGCCACCTAATGGGTCAGAGATTAGTTTATGGTTACCATTGTCACCTAGAAATAGTAAAGATAAAGTATCAGGTGATATATTGATAAAGATTCGTTATTTCTTTTCACCCGATCAAATTGAAGTATCACCAACATCAATCTATGGTAATTCATTGGAAGCAATTGTAAAGAATAGACCAGAGATTTGTAAAAATCAAGTTCCAAATATACTCTATCAATTCATTGAATTCTTTGAACAACATTTAAATGAAGAAGGTTTATTTAGAATTTGTGGTAACAGtactgaaattaaatttataaagaatCAAGTCAATACTGATACTCAAATAACTTTTAATCCATCTTCGGTTCATGCTTATGCTGGggcatttaaattattttttagagAATTACCTGAACCATTATTTACTTTTA accaatatgataatttaattaatttagcAAAAAAGAGTACAGAACTTCaaccattaattgaaattattaaaacttttcCAATTTGtcatttaaatgttttaaaattattattaccattttttgGAAAGATTGCagcaaattcaaaatcaaatttaatgaatcattcaaatttatcaattgtttttgGTCCTTCATTCCTTAGAGTAAAGGATGAATCTCATGTAAATTTAATGGAGATGATTTTGGTAAATGATATTGCTAAATttgtatttgaaaattcacaacaaattttaaaatcaatttaa